The proteins below are encoded in one region of Bosea sp. BIWAKO-01:
- a CDS encoding DUF1192 domain-containing protein, with protein sequence MSIFSEDDRPAPQPIHQIGQDLAMLSLAEIDQRIEALKTEIARLMEIRAKKDASRSAADAFFRKIG encoded by the coding sequence GATGACCGCCCCGCGCCGCAACCCATTCACCAGATCGGGCAGGATCTTGCGATGCTGTCGCTCGCGGAGATCGATCAACGCATTGAGGCGCTCAAGACGGAGATCGCGCGCCTGATGGAGATCAGGGCCAAGAAGGATGCCTCCCGCTCGGCTGCGGATGCCTTTTTCCGCAAGATAGGCTGA